In one Grus americana isolate bGruAme1 chromosome 1, bGruAme1.mat, whole genome shotgun sequence genomic region, the following are encoded:
- the CCT8 gene encoding T-complex protein 1 subunit theta isoform X1 — protein sequence MALHVPKAPGFAQMLKEGAKHYSGLEEAVYRNIQACKELAQTTRTAYGPNGMNKMVINHLEKLFVTNDAATILRELEVQHPAAKMLVMASHMQEQEVGDGTNFVLVFAGVLLELAEDLLRMGLSVSEVIEGYEKACKKALEILPDLVCCSAKNLRDVEEVASLLHTSVMSKQYGNEHFLAKLIAQACVSILPDSGHFNVDNIRVCKIVGAGISASSVLHGMVFKKETEGDVTSVKDAKIAVYSCPFDGMITETKGTVLIKNAEELMNFSKGEENLMDLQVKAIADSGANVVVTGGKVADMALHYANKYNLMLVRLNSKWDLRRLCKTVGATALPRLTPPTLEEMGHCDSVYLSEVGDTQVVVFKHEKEDAAISTILIRGSTDNLMDDIERAVDDGVNTFKVLTRDKRLVPGGGATEIELAKQITSYGETCPGLDQYAIKKFAEAFEAIPRALAENSGVKANEVISKLYAVHQEGNKNVGFDIEAEAAAVKDMLEAGVLDTYLGKSWGIKLATNAAVTVLRVDQIIMAKTAGGPKAPKQQGHWDKDDWKDEPEK from the exons TCAAGGAGGGGGCGAAG cattaTTCAGGACTAGAAGAAGCTGTCTATAGGAACATCCAAGCATGCAAAGAACTTGCTCAAACCACCCGTACAGCTTACGGACCAAATG GAATGAACAAAATGGTTATCAATCATCTGgagaagctttttgttacaaATGATGCTGCTACTATCTTGAGAGAGCTGGAG GTCCAGCATCCTGCTGCAAAAATGCTTGTGATGGCTTCCCACATGCAAGAGCAAGAAGTTGGAGATGGAACAAACTTTGTCCTTGTTTTTGCTGGAGTTCTTCTGGAGTTAGCAGAAGACCTTTTGAGGATGGGGTTATCAGTCTCAGAG GTCATTGAAGGATATGAAAAAGCTTGTAAGAAAGCCCTAGAAATTCTTCCAGACTTGGTGTGCTGTTCTGCAAAGAACCTTCGAGATGTTGAAGAAGTGGCATCTTTGTTGCACACTTCAGTGATGAGCAAACAATATGGCAATGAACATTTTTTGGCAAAGCTTATTGCTCAGGCCTGTG TTTCTATTCTTCCTGATTCTGGCCATTTCAATGTTGATAATATCAGAGTCTGCAAAATTGTG ggTGCTGGTATCTCTGCTTCCTCAGTACTTCACGgcatggtttttaaaaaagaaactgaaggagATGTCACTTCTGTCAAAGACGCAAAAATAGCTGTGTATTCCTGCCCTTTTGATGGTATGATAACTGAAACTAAG GGCACCGTACTTATAAAGAATGCTGAAGAACTGATGAATTTCAGTAAGGGAGAAGAAAACCTAATGGATTTGCAAGTCAAAGCTATTGCTGATAGTGGTGCAAACGTAGTAGTAACGGGTGGCAAAGTGGCAGACATGGCACTTCATTATGCCAACAAATACAATCTTATGTTAGTCAG gttGAACTCAAAGTGGGATCTGAGAAGATTGTGCAAAACTGTTGGTGCAACAGCCCTACCCAGACTG ACTCCCCCTACTCTAGAAGAAATGGGTCACTGCGATAGTGTCTATTTATCAGAGGTTGGGGATACGCAGGTGGTTGTGTTTAAGCATG aaaaggaggatgCTGCCATTTCTACTATACTCATTCGTGGCTCTACAGATAATCTGATGGATGATATAGAGAGAGCAGTGGATGATGGTGTAAATACTTTCAAAGTACTCACAAGG GATAAACGTCTTGTTCCTGGAGGTGGTGCAACAGAGATTGAATTAGCCAAGCAGATCACATCTTACGGAGAG ACATGTCCTGGGCTCGACCAGTATGCCATCAAGAAGTTTGCTGAGGCATTTGAAGCCATTCCTCGAGCACTGGCAGAAAACTCCGGAGTAAAGGCTAATGAGGTCATCTCCAAACTTTATGCTGTTCATCAGGAAGGGAACAAAAATGTTGGATTTGATATTGAG GCCgaagctgctgctgtgaaggATATGTTGGAAGCTGGTGTGTTAGACACGTACCTTGGAAAGTCCTGGGGTATCAAGCTAGCTACAAACGCAGCAGTAACTGTGCTAAGGGTAGATCAG ATTATTATGGCAAAAACAGCAGGCGGTCCAAAAGCCCCTAAGCAACAAGGACATTGGGATAAGGATGACTGGAAAGATGAGCCTGAAAAATAG
- the CCT8 gene encoding T-complex protein 1 subunit theta isoform X3 → MALHVPKAPGFAQMLKEGAKHYSGLEEAVYRNIQACKELAQTTRTAYGPNGMNKMVINHLEKLFVTNDAATILRELEVQHPAAKMLVMASHMQEQEVGDGTNFVLVFAGVLLELAEDLLRMGLSVSEVIEGYEKACKKALEILPDLVCCSAKNLRDVEEVASLLHTSVMSKQYGNEHFLAKLIAQACVSILPDSGHFNVDNIRVCKIVGAGISASSVLHGMVFKKETEGDVTSVKDAKIAVYSCPFDGMITETKGTVLIKNAEELMNFSKGEENLMDLQVKAIADSGANVVVTGGKVADMALHYANKYNLMLVRLNSKWDLRRLCKTVGATALPRLTPPTLEEMGHCDSVYLSEVGDTQVVVFKHEKEDAAISTILIRGSTDNLMDDIERAVDDGVNTFKVLTRDKRLVPGGGATEIELAKQITSYGETCPGLDQYAIKKFAEAFEAIPRALAENSGVKANEVISKLYAVHQEGNKNVGFDIEAEAAAVKDMLEAGVLDTYLGKSWGIKLATNAAVTVLRVDQIIMAKPAGGPKPPSGKKDWDEDQND, encoded by the exons TCAAGGAGGGGGCGAAG cattaTTCAGGACTAGAAGAAGCTGTCTATAGGAACATCCAAGCATGCAAAGAACTTGCTCAAACCACCCGTACAGCTTACGGACCAAATG GAATGAACAAAATGGTTATCAATCATCTGgagaagctttttgttacaaATGATGCTGCTACTATCTTGAGAGAGCTGGAG GTCCAGCATCCTGCTGCAAAAATGCTTGTGATGGCTTCCCACATGCAAGAGCAAGAAGTTGGAGATGGAACAAACTTTGTCCTTGTTTTTGCTGGAGTTCTTCTGGAGTTAGCAGAAGACCTTTTGAGGATGGGGTTATCAGTCTCAGAG GTCATTGAAGGATATGAAAAAGCTTGTAAGAAAGCCCTAGAAATTCTTCCAGACTTGGTGTGCTGTTCTGCAAAGAACCTTCGAGATGTTGAAGAAGTGGCATCTTTGTTGCACACTTCAGTGATGAGCAAACAATATGGCAATGAACATTTTTTGGCAAAGCTTATTGCTCAGGCCTGTG TTTCTATTCTTCCTGATTCTGGCCATTTCAATGTTGATAATATCAGAGTCTGCAAAATTGTG ggTGCTGGTATCTCTGCTTCCTCAGTACTTCACGgcatggtttttaaaaaagaaactgaaggagATGTCACTTCTGTCAAAGACGCAAAAATAGCTGTGTATTCCTGCCCTTTTGATGGTATGATAACTGAAACTAAG GGCACCGTACTTATAAAGAATGCTGAAGAACTGATGAATTTCAGTAAGGGAGAAGAAAACCTAATGGATTTGCAAGTCAAAGCTATTGCTGATAGTGGTGCAAACGTAGTAGTAACGGGTGGCAAAGTGGCAGACATGGCACTTCATTATGCCAACAAATACAATCTTATGTTAGTCAG gttGAACTCAAAGTGGGATCTGAGAAGATTGTGCAAAACTGTTGGTGCAACAGCCCTACCCAGACTG ACTCCCCCTACTCTAGAAGAAATGGGTCACTGCGATAGTGTCTATTTATCAGAGGTTGGGGATACGCAGGTGGTTGTGTTTAAGCATG aaaaggaggatgCTGCCATTTCTACTATACTCATTCGTGGCTCTACAGATAATCTGATGGATGATATAGAGAGAGCAGTGGATGATGGTGTAAATACTTTCAAAGTACTCACAAGG GATAAACGTCTTGTTCCTGGAGGTGGTGCAACAGAGATTGAATTAGCCAAGCAGATCACATCTTACGGAGAG ACATGTCCTGGGCTCGACCAGTATGCCATCAAGAAGTTTGCTGAGGCATTTGAAGCCATTCCTCGAGCACTGGCAGAAAACTCCGGAGTAAAGGCTAATGAGGTCATCTCCAAACTTTATGCTGTTCATCAGGAAGGGAACAAAAATGTTGGATTTGATATTGAG GCCgaagctgctgctgtgaaggATATGTTGGAAGCTGGTGTGTTAGACACGTACCTTGGAAAGTCCTGGGGTATCAAGCTAGCTACAAACGCAGCAGTAACTGTGCTAAGGGTAGATCAG ATCattatggcaaaaccagctggTGGCCCTAAACCTCcatcaggaaagaaagactGGGATGAAGACCAAAATGATTGA
- the CCT8 gene encoding T-complex protein 1 subunit theta isoform X2 codes for MALHVPKAPGFAQMLKEGAKHYSGLEEAVYRNIQACKELAQTTRTAYGPNGMNKMVINHLEKLFVTNDAATILRELEVQHPAAKMLVMASHMQEQEVGDGTNFVLVFAGVLLELAEDLLRMGLSVSEVIEGYEKACKKALEILPDLVCCSAKNLRDVEEVASLLHTSVMSKQYGNEHFLAKLIAQACVSILPDSGHFNVDNIRVCKIVGAGISASSVLHGMVFKKETEGDVTSVKDAKIAVYSCPFDGMITETKGTVLIKNAEELMNFSKGEENLMDLQVKAIADSGANVVVTGGKVADMALHYANKYNLMLVRLNSKWDLRRLCKTVGATALPRLTPPTLEEMGHCDSVYLSEVGDTQVVVFKHEKEDAAISTILIRGSTDNLMDDIERAVDDGVNTFKVLTRDKRLVPGGGATEIELAKQITSYGETCPGLDQYAIKKFAEAFEAIPRALAENSGVKANEVISKLYAVHQEGNKNVGFDIEAEAAAVKDMLEAGVLDTYLGKSWGIKLATNAAVTVLRVDQIIMAKTAGGPKAPKQQGHWDKDDWKDEPEK; via the exons TCAAGGAGGGGGCGAAG cattaTTCAGGACTAGAAGAAGCTGTCTATAGGAACATCCAAGCATGCAAAGAACTTGCTCAAACCACCCGTACAGCTTACGGACCAAATG GAATGAACAAAATGGTTATCAATCATCTGgagaagctttttgttacaaATGATGCTGCTACTATCTTGAGAGAGCTGGAG GTCCAGCATCCTGCTGCAAAAATGCTTGTGATGGCTTCCCACATGCAAGAGCAAGAAGTTGGAGATGGAACAAACTTTGTCCTTGTTTTTGCTGGAGTTCTTCTGGAGTTAGCAGAAGACCTTTTGAGGATGGGGTTATCAGTCTCAGAG GTCATTGAAGGATATGAAAAAGCTTGTAAGAAAGCCCTAGAAATTCTTCCAGACTTGGTGTGCTGTTCTGCAAAGAACCTTCGAGATGTTGAAGAAGTGGCATCTTTGTTGCACACTTCAGTGATGAGCAAACAATATGGCAATGAACATTTTTTGGCAAAGCTTATTGCTCAGGCCTGTG TTTCTATTCTTCCTGATTCTGGCCATTTCAATGTTGATAATATCAGAGTCTGCAAAATTGTG ggTGCTGGTATCTCTGCTTCCTCAGTACTTCACGgcatggtttttaaaaaagaaactgaaggagATGTCACTTCTGTCAAAGACGCAAAAATAGCTGTGTATTCCTGCCCTTTTGATGGTATGATAACTGAAACTAAG GGCACCGTACTTATAAAGAATGCTGAAGAACTGATGAATTTCAGTAAGGGAGAAGAAAACCTAATGGATTTGCAAGTCAAAGCTATTGCTGATAGTGGTGCAAACGTAGTAGTAACGGGTGGCAAAGTGGCAGACATGGCACTTCATTATGCCAACAAATACAATCTTATGTTAGTCAG gttGAACTCAAAGTGGGATCTGAGAAGATTGTGCAAAACTGTTGGTGCAACAGCCCTACCCAGACTG ACTCCCCCTACTCTAGAAGAAATGGGTCACTGCGATAGTGTCTATTTATCAGAGGTTGGGGATACGCAGGTGGTTGTGTTTAAGCATG aaaaggaggatgCTGCCATTTCTACTATACTCATTCGTGGCTCTACAGATAATCTGATGGATGATATAGAGAGAGCAGTGGATGATGGTGTAAATACTTTCAAAGTACTCACAAGG GATAAACGTCTTGTTCCTGGAGGTGGTGCAACAGAGATTGAATTAGCCAAGCAGATCACATCTTACGGAGAG ACATGTCCTGGGCTCGACCAGTATGCCATCAAGAAGTTTGCTGAGGCATTTGAAGCCATTCCTCGAGCACTGGCAGAAAACTCCGGAGTAAAGGCTAATGAGGTCATCTCCAAACTTTATGCTGTTCATCAGGAAGGGAACAAAAATGTTGGATTTGATATTGAG GCCgaagctgctgctgtgaaggATATGTTGGAAGCTGGTGTGTTAGACACGTACCTTGGAAAGTCCTGGGGTATCAAGCTAGCTACAAACGCAGCAGTAACTGTGCTAAGGGTAGATCAG ATTATTATGGCAAAAACAGCAGGCGGTCCAAAAGCCCCTAAGCAACAAGGACATTGGGATAAGGATGACTGGAAAGATGAGCCTGAAAAATA A